Genomic DNA from Rhea pennata isolate bPtePen1 unplaced genomic scaffold, bPtePen1.pri scaffold_182, whole genome shotgun sequence:
GTCGGACAACACGACTTTCAGCGGCGGGGAGGATAACTGCGACAGCCGCTCGCACCTCAGCAACGCTTCGGCGCCCAGCCACCCCGAGGCGGGCCCGAGCCGCAAACGATCGCGAGCTTCCGACGATTCGGGGCCCGATCCCGATCCCGAAACGTCGCACGAAGGCGGCGGCCGCGGTAGCCCCGAGCCTGGCGCCGAACCGGGCAGCAGCGAGATCGAGCTCGTTTTCCGTCCGCACCCTCTCTTGGTGGAGAAGGGCGAGTATTCGCAGACCAGGTGAGAAGGCGCCCGAGCACCCGGATCGGCATCCGGATCCGTCCCCCGCACCGGGGCCAAACCTCATCCCGCTGCGGGATCCCCGATGGTCcctcatcatcatcatcatcatcccGCCGCCTTCCTCCCGCCTCCTTCGCTTTTGGcagcggggtggggggctgcAGGAGCGGGTGGGGGGTGGTTTTCGGCGtgttaacccccccccccccccccggctcagGTACGTGAAGACGACGGCCAACGCCACGGTCGATCACCTGTCCAAGTACCTGGCGCTGCGCATCGCCTTGGAggaggcgccggcgccgggccccgaGGCGGCGGGGCTCGACGACGTCAGCGAGAAGCAGTACACCATCTACATAACCACGGCCGGCGGCGCTTTCACGGTACGTGGGGGGcgcccggggtggggggggggggggctgggtttttttttgggggggggggacacacgtTTTTTGGGGGGGCGTGTGGGGGTGACGGCGTGCCTCGCGCAGACGCTGAACGGCTCCCTCACCCTCGAGCTGGTCAACGAGAAGTACTGGAAGGTCAGCAAGCCGCTGGAGCTCTACTACGCGCCCACCAAGGAGCAGAAGTAGGGGCTGGGggcccccccccaaaacagcactggggggggggggggcggcccccctctcccccaaggcttggggggggggggggggcggcgctCGCTGTTGCTCATcaaggtggtttttttttttcctgctctcgcAAAGGGTCTGTGTCAGGCTGGTGCTCGCGTCGCcccggggtggggtgggggggtgcgatttttttggggggggggcacggtgataccccccccccgccgtgggaggggcggggggcagAGCCTGAGCGCAGCAGGGGGTGTGGTGTGGGGGGCGGGGCCAGTGCCGTGACGtggcgcggggggcggggccagctAGCACGCTGCGGGTGGGAGGGGGTGGGGCCAGCTGGCGTCACAAAGTGGGGGGCGTGTgagggggggcggggccagaaGCGTGTCACGTGGCTCGGAGGGGGGGCGGCGCCGCCTAATGGTCAGCGGTGGGGCTGAGAAGGGGGAGGGAGTAGGCAAGCGGGGGGGGGTGGAGCCGGGTGACGTCACGTGGCTTGTGGGAGGGGTGAGtgcagggggcggggccgcagGCGTCACGCGGGCAAGGGGGGCGGGGCCAACGAAGGGTCGCtcaggggaggggagcggggtCGTGACTtagtggcgggg
This window encodes:
- the RING1 gene encoding E3 ubiquitin-protein ligase RING1 encodes the protein PDPNFDALISKIYPSRDEYEAHQDRVLAKLSRLHNQQALSSSIEEGLKMQAMHRAQRVRKLHQESDNTTFSGGEDNCDSRSHLSNASAPSHPEAGPSRKRSRASDDSGPDPDPETSHEGGGRGSPEPGAEPGSSEIELVFRPHPLLVEKGEYSQTRYVKTTANATVDHLSKYLALRIALEEAPAPGPEAAGLDDVSEKQYTIYITTAGGAFTTLNGSLTLELVNEKYWKVSKPLELYYAPTKEQK